One Bombina bombina isolate aBomBom1 chromosome 5, aBomBom1.pri, whole genome shotgun sequence DNA segment encodes these proteins:
- the MYD88 gene encoding myeloid differentiation primary response protein MyD88: protein MACGGELKDVDMNSIPLIALNYTVRNKLSLYLNPSAIVAADWTRLAEELEYDYLEIKNFQRAENPTLKLLEDWEKKCFRATVGGLLEKLKNIERNDVLTDLEPLLEADCIKYLRKQRELSLPPPIQDQTVDSSGSCGLTTRDDPAGNMPELFDAFICYCPQDIEFVQEMIRQLEQKSYHLKLCVFDRDVLPGSCLWSITSELIEKRCKKMVVIISDDYFDSNECDFQTKFALSLCPGAREKRLIPVKYKPMKRPFPNILRFITVCDYTNQSTKSWFWERLAKALMK, encoded by the exons ATGGCTTGTGGAGGGGAATTGAAAGATGTGGATATGAACTCAATCCCACTAATCGCACTGAACTATACAGTAAGAAACAAACTCTCTCTATACCTCAACCCAAGTGCCATAGTAGCTGCCGACTGGACTCGGCTTGCAGAGGAATTGGAATATGATTACCTAGAAATCAAAAATTTCCAGCGCGCTGAGAATCCGACACTCAAATTATTGGAAGACTGGGAGAAAAAATGTTTCCGAGCTACTGTTGGAGGATTGCTGGAAAAGTTGAAGAACATTGAACGAAATGATGTCCTTACGGATCTAGAACCGCTGTTAG AGGCTGACTGTATAAAATACCTAAGAAAGCAGAGAGAATTAAGTTTGCCGCCTCCTATACAGGACCAAACTGTGGACAGCAGTGGATCATGTGGACTCACAACACGAGATGACC CTGCAGGAAATATGCCTGAGCTGTTTGATGCCTTTATCTGCTACTGTCCCCAGGATATTGAGTTTGTACAAGAAATGATCAGGCAGCTGGAACAGAAATCTTACCACCTGAAGCTCTGTGTGTTTGATCGTGATGTCCTTCCAGGATCATGTCTATGGTCAATAACTAGCGAGCTCATAGAGAAACG GTGTAAGAAGATGGTGGTAATAATTTCTGATGATTACTTTGACAGCAATGAATGTGACTTTCAGACCAAATTTGCTCTCAGCCTTTGTCCAG GAGCTCGAGAGAAacgattgattcctgtaaaatatAAACCAATGAAGAGGCCCTTTCCGAACATCTTGCGTTTCATTACAGTGTGTGACTATACAAATCAGAGTACTAAGTCCTGGTTCTGGGAAAGACTTGCCAAGGCTTTGATGAAGTAA